The Lacipirellula parvula genome window below encodes:
- a CDS encoding sigma-70 family RNA polymerase sigma factor — MAALWEQARPAVFAYLTATIYDFHRAEDLLQEVAVAVATKFHTYEPERSFLAWSIGIARNRALLYFREQARDRQHFSDATLQTLGDAAEKLAQEEGSLKREALRHCLARIVGRRRRVLDLRYTGERSIADIAGELEMTGNAVKIMLHRVRATLEECVTRRIAQERVTH, encoded by the coding sequence TTGGCCGCGCTCTGGGAACAGGCGCGGCCCGCGGTCTTCGCGTACCTCACGGCGACCATCTACGACTTCCACCGCGCAGAAGATCTGCTGCAGGAAGTCGCGGTCGCCGTCGCCACGAAGTTCCACACGTACGAGCCTGAGCGGTCGTTTTTGGCGTGGTCGATTGGCATCGCCCGCAATCGGGCATTGCTCTACTTCCGAGAGCAGGCCCGCGACCGCCAGCATTTTTCGGACGCGACGTTGCAAACGCTGGGCGACGCGGCCGAGAAGTTAGCTCAGGAAGAGGGAAGCCTGAAGCGCGAGGCGCTCCGCCATTGCCTGGCCCGCATCGTCGGTCGGCGGCGGCGGGTGCTCGACTTGCGCTATACAGGCGAACGCTCGATCGCCGACATCGCTGGCGAACTCGAAATGACGGGCAACGCCGTCAAAATTATGCTGCACCGCGTGCGAGCGACGCTCGAGGAATGCGTAACGCGGCGGATTGCTCAGGAAAGGGTGACGCATTGA